The proteins below come from a single Thermopolyspora flexuosa genomic window:
- a CDS encoding nuclear transport factor 2 family protein: MSVVAEIETLNQEFYSAIENGDLDRMERIWAEDADGREVVCVHPGWGMVTGRREVLRSWALIMANTPYIQFVLTDVRTSVVGDVAVVCCAENILTAGDEGETGFVAGKVVATNTFVLTPQGWRLWIHHGSPVLQGGEDDEDGQEVL; the protein is encoded by the coding sequence GTGAGCGTCGTCGCCGAGATCGAGACGCTCAACCAGGAGTTCTACAGCGCGATCGAGAACGGCGACCTCGACCGCATGGAGCGGATCTGGGCCGAGGACGCCGACGGCCGCGAGGTCGTGTGCGTGCACCCCGGCTGGGGCATGGTCACCGGCCGCCGCGAGGTGCTGCGCTCCTGGGCGCTGATCATGGCGAACACGCCGTACATCCAGTTCGTGCTCACCGACGTGCGCACCAGCGTGGTCGGCGACGTCGCCGTGGTGTGCTGCGCGGAGAACATCCTCACCGCCGGGGACGAGGGTGAGACCGGCTTCGTCGCGGGAAAGGTGGTGGCCACGAACACGTTCGTGCTCACCCCGCAGGGCTGGCGGCTGTGGATCCACCACGGCTCTCCGGTGCTCCAGGGCGGTGAGGACGACGAGGACGGGCAGGAGGTCCTGTGA
- the hpt gene encoding hypoxanthine phosphoribosyltransferase, translated as MDAADMGRDLAKVLITEEELQGKIRELAARIDADYAGKDLLLVGVLKGAVMVMADIARALRLPVQMDWMAVSSYGAGTKSSGVVRVLKDLDTDIAGRHVLVVEDIIDSGLTLSWLLQNLKSRDPASVEVCALLRKPEAVKVPIDVRYVGFDIPNEFVIGYGLDYAERYRNLPFIGTLAPHVYGGEGD; from the coding sequence GTGGACGCAGCCGACATGGGCAGGGACCTCGCGAAGGTCCTCATCACGGAGGAAGAGCTCCAGGGCAAGATCCGGGAACTCGCGGCGCGCATCGACGCCGACTACGCGGGCAAGGATCTGCTGCTCGTCGGGGTGCTCAAGGGGGCGGTGATGGTGATGGCCGACATCGCCCGCGCCCTGCGCCTGCCGGTCCAGATGGACTGGATGGCCGTCTCCTCCTACGGGGCGGGCACCAAGTCCTCCGGGGTCGTCCGGGTGCTGAAGGACCTCGACACCGACATCGCGGGCCGGCACGTGCTCGTCGTCGAGGACATCATCGACTCCGGGCTCACCCTGTCCTGGCTGCTGCAGAACCTCAAGTCGCGCGACCCCGCCTCGGTCGAGGTGTGCGCCCTGCTGCGCAAGCCCGAGGCGGTGAAGGTGCCGATCGACGTGCGGTACGTCGGGTTCGACATCCCCAACGAGTTCGTCATCGGGTACGGCCTCGACTACGCCGAGCGGTACCGCAACCTGCCGTTCATCGGCACCCTCGCCCCGCACGTCTACGGCGGCGAGGGCGACTAG
- the folK gene encoding 2-amino-4-hydroxy-6-hydroxymethyldihydropteridine diphosphokinase encodes MRVVIGLGSNLGRRLENLQGAIDTLFDAPGLEFVTMSSVYETEPVGGPEQGPYLNAVVIGETELDPHTLLERAMNVERAFGRVRTERWGPRTLDVDLIMVDDVIMEEPELTLPHPLAHERAFVLVPWVEADPDAELPGRGSVAALLASLDQEGVRRRPDLKLQPPT; translated from the coding sequence ATGCGAGTCGTGATCGGGCTGGGCAGCAACCTGGGGCGACGGCTGGAGAACCTGCAGGGCGCGATCGACACCCTCTTCGACGCCCCGGGGCTGGAGTTCGTCACCATGTCCTCGGTGTACGAGACCGAGCCGGTGGGCGGGCCGGAGCAGGGGCCGTACCTCAACGCCGTGGTGATCGGGGAGACCGAGCTCGACCCGCACACGCTGCTCGAGCGCGCGATGAACGTGGAGCGGGCGTTCGGCCGGGTGCGCACCGAGCGGTGGGGGCCGCGCACCCTCGACGTCGACCTGATCATGGTCGACGATGTGATCATGGAGGAGCCGGAGCTCACCCTGCCGCACCCCCTGGCCCACGAGCGCGCGTTCGTGCTCGTGCCCTGGGTGGAGGCCGATCCGGACGCCGAGCTGCCCGGCCGCGGCTCGGTGGCCGCCCTGCTCGCCTCCCTCGACCAGGAGGGCGTGCGGCGGCGCCCGGACCTCAAGCTGCAACCTCCCACCTAA
- a CDS encoding NADH-quinone oxidoreductase subunit D has protein sequence MTERTVGIGAAAAVPGETEDTVLAIGPQHPSAHGALRLRLTLDGERIVAAEPIVGFLHRGAEKLFEVRDYRQIIMLANRHDWLSAFANELGVVLAVERMLGMAVPERAVWARTLLAELNRVLSHLMFLSVHPLDLGSAPPGLGVAEREELRTVLEEATGGRMHYMFNRVGGLKEDLPEGWLDHVTRAVAAVRRRLPDYEERILADPAFRERTVGIGRLGRETILQYGMTGPIARASGVAFDLRRDDPYLAYGELKVTPVTETAGDCHARFRVLLRQVEQSLTLAEECTARLRELPGPVNQRLPKVLRVPEGHTYAWTESPLGVNGYYLVSRGDTTPWRLKLRSASFNNVQALREVLPGHTVADLVPILGSMFFVVGDIDK, from the coding sequence ATGACCGAGCGCACAGTGGGGATCGGGGCCGCCGCGGCCGTACCGGGCGAGACCGAGGACACCGTCCTGGCCATCGGCCCGCAGCACCCCTCGGCCCACGGCGCGCTCCGGCTGCGGCTCACCCTCGACGGCGAGCGCATCGTCGCCGCCGAGCCGATCGTCGGCTTCCTGCACCGGGGCGCGGAGAAGCTGTTCGAGGTCCGCGACTACCGGCAGATCATCATGCTCGCCAACCGCCACGACTGGCTGTCGGCGTTCGCCAACGAGCTGGGCGTGGTGCTCGCGGTGGAGCGCATGCTCGGCATGGCCGTACCGGAGCGGGCGGTCTGGGCGCGCACCCTGCTCGCCGAGCTCAACCGGGTGCTCAGCCACCTGATGTTCCTCTCCGTCCACCCGCTCGACCTCGGCTCGGCCCCGCCCGGCCTCGGCGTCGCCGAGCGCGAGGAGCTGCGCACGGTGCTGGAGGAGGCCACCGGCGGCCGCATGCACTACATGTTCAACCGGGTCGGCGGACTGAAGGAGGACCTGCCGGAAGGCTGGCTCGACCACGTGACGCGGGCCGTCGCCGCGGTACGGCGCCGCCTCCCCGACTACGAGGAGCGCATCCTCGCCGACCCCGCCTTCCGGGAGCGCACGGTCGGCATCGGCCGCCTCGGCCGCGAGACGATCCTGCAGTACGGCATGACCGGCCCGATCGCCCGCGCCTCCGGCGTCGCGTTCGACCTGCGCCGCGACGACCCCTACCTGGCGTACGGCGAGCTGAAGGTCACCCCGGTGACCGAGACGGCCGGGGACTGCCACGCCCGGTTCCGGGTGCTGCTGCGCCAGGTCGAGCAGTCGCTCACGCTCGCCGAGGAGTGCACGGCGCGGCTGCGCGAGCTGCCGGGCCCGGTCAACCAGCGGCTGCCGAAGGTGCTCCGGGTGCCCGAGGGCCACACCTACGCCTGGACCGAGAGCCCGCTCGGCGTCAACGGCTACTACCTGGTCTCCCGCGGCGACACCACTCCGTGGCGGCTCAAGCTCCGCTCGGCCTCGTTCAACAACGTGCAGGCGCTGCGCGAGGTGCTGCCCGGCCACACCGTCGCCGACCTCGTCCCCATCCTCGGCTCGATGTTCTTCGTCGTCGGCGACATCGACAAGTAG
- a CDS encoding DUF3180 domain-containing protein, translating into MKPSHPGLLVALVVVSAALTWAVLQGVYSEIQTLPWTAIPTVGLLALGEAYAGWSTRARILRKPGTKPVDPIAVARLVALAKASALAGSVFAGIFAGFVLRVLDLLSLPKPRHDALVGGGSFLACVLLVCAALYLEHCCRVPKDPGDTNGPRPADR; encoded by the coding sequence GTGAAGCCCAGCCATCCCGGTCTGCTCGTCGCCCTGGTGGTCGTCTCCGCCGCGCTCACCTGGGCGGTGCTCCAGGGGGTCTACTCCGAGATCCAGACGCTGCCGTGGACCGCGATCCCCACCGTGGGGCTGCTCGCCCTCGGCGAGGCGTACGCCGGCTGGAGCACCCGGGCGCGCATCCTCCGTAAGCCGGGCACCAAGCCGGTCGACCCGATCGCGGTCGCCCGGCTCGTCGCCCTCGCCAAGGCCTCGGCGCTCGCCGGGTCGGTGTTCGCGGGGATCTTCGCCGGGTTCGTGCTCCGCGTGCTCGACCTGCTCAGCCTGCCCAAGCCGCGGCACGACGCCCTCGTCGGCGGCGGCTCGTTCCTCGCCTGCGTGCTGCTCGTCTGCGCCGCCCTCTACCTGGAGCACTGCTGCCGCGTGCCCAAGGACCCCGGCGACACGAACGGGCCGCGGCCGGCCGACCGGTAG
- the ftsH gene encoding ATP-dependent zinc metalloprotease FtsH: MDLKRFTRGPLLWILGIVVLLLLVTTMFGGDGNYERTDTSKIVALIEQGKVANAKIIDKDQRIEVTTTDGQSYYSSWVAGQGLQLVEALERANPRQGWTVEVPRENFLVGLLVSFLPIVIIVLIFLFIMNQMQGGGSRVMSFGKSKAKLVTKDTPKTTFADVAGADEAIEELQEIKEFLQNPAKFQAIGAKIPKGVLLYGPPGTGKTLLARAVAGEAGVPFYSISGSDFVEMFVGVGASRVRDLFEQAKANAPAIIFIDEIDAVGRHRGAGLGGGHDEREQTLNQLLVEMDGFDVKGGVILIAATNRPDILDPALLRPGRFDRQIVIDRPDLEGRKGILRVHARGKPFAPEVDLDTIARRTPGFTGADLANVINEAALLTARKDEKLISQATLEEAIDRVMAGPERKSRVMSDQEKKIIAYHEGGHALVAHALPNADPVHKITILSRGRALGYTMTLPMEDKFLATRSEMMDQLAMLLGGRTAEELVFHEPTTGAANDIEKATQIARRMVTEYGMSEQLGARKFGSGSSEVFLGRDMGHERDYSEKVASAIDEEVRRLIETAHDRAWEILVEYRDVLDNLVLELMEKETLSREEVLRIFAPVRKKEHRPSYLGYGKRLPSDRPPVLTPKERAGNGSSPALPSGGPNGGPSGGSPADQPWLSERAPKDEA; this comes from the coding sequence ATGGATCTCAAGCGATTTACACGTGGGCCACTGCTGTGGATCCTAGGCATCGTCGTGTTGCTCCTGCTCGTCACCACGATGTTCGGTGGCGACGGCAACTATGAACGCACCGACACCTCGAAGATCGTTGCGTTGATCGAGCAGGGCAAGGTCGCGAACGCCAAGATCATCGACAAGGACCAGCGCATCGAGGTCACCACGACCGACGGGCAGAGCTACTACTCCTCGTGGGTCGCCGGTCAGGGCCTCCAGCTCGTCGAGGCGCTCGAGCGGGCCAACCCGCGGCAGGGCTGGACGGTCGAGGTGCCCCGGGAGAACTTCCTGGTCGGGCTGCTGGTGAGCTTCCTGCCCATCGTGATCATCGTCCTCATCTTCCTGTTCATCATGAACCAGATGCAGGGCGGTGGCTCACGGGTGATGAGCTTCGGCAAGTCCAAGGCCAAGCTGGTCACGAAGGACACCCCCAAGACCACCTTCGCGGACGTCGCCGGCGCGGACGAGGCGATCGAGGAGCTCCAGGAGATCAAGGAGTTCCTGCAGAACCCGGCGAAGTTCCAGGCGATCGGCGCGAAGATCCCCAAGGGCGTGCTGCTGTACGGCCCGCCGGGCACCGGTAAGACCCTGCTCGCCCGTGCCGTGGCCGGCGAGGCCGGCGTGCCGTTCTACTCGATCTCCGGTTCGGACTTCGTGGAGATGTTCGTCGGTGTCGGCGCCTCCCGGGTGCGCGACCTGTTCGAGCAGGCGAAGGCGAACGCCCCGGCGATCATCTTCATCGACGAGATCGACGCGGTCGGCCGGCACCGCGGCGCGGGCCTCGGCGGCGGCCACGACGAGCGCGAGCAGACGCTCAACCAGCTGCTCGTCGAGATGGACGGCTTCGACGTCAAGGGCGGCGTGATCCTCATCGCCGCGACCAACCGGCCGGACATCCTCGACCCGGCGCTGCTCCGCCCGGGCCGCTTCGACCGGCAGATCGTCATCGACCGGCCGGACCTCGAGGGCCGCAAGGGCATCCTGCGGGTGCACGCCCGCGGCAAGCCGTTCGCGCCCGAGGTGGACCTGGACACCATCGCCCGCCGTACCCCGGGCTTCACCGGCGCCGACCTGGCGAACGTGATCAACGAGGCCGCGCTGCTCACCGCCCGTAAGGACGAGAAGCTCATCTCGCAGGCGACGCTGGAAGAGGCGATCGACCGCGTGATGGCCGGGCCGGAGCGCAAGAGCCGGGTCATGTCCGACCAGGAGAAGAAGATCATCGCGTACCACGAGGGCGGCCACGCCCTGGTGGCGCACGCGCTGCCGAACGCCGACCCGGTCCACAAGATCACGATCCTGTCCCGCGGCCGCGCCCTCGGCTACACGATGACGCTGCCGATGGAGGACAAGTTCCTCGCCACGCGCTCGGAGATGATGGACCAGCTCGCCATGCTGCTCGGCGGCCGCACCGCCGAGGAGCTGGTGTTCCACGAGCCGACCACCGGCGCGGCGAACGACATCGAGAAGGCGACCCAGATCGCCCGCCGCATGGTCACCGAGTACGGCATGAGCGAGCAGCTCGGCGCCCGCAAGTTCGGCAGCGGCTCGAGCGAGGTGTTCCTCGGCCGCGACATGGGCCACGAGCGCGACTACTCCGAGAAGGTCGCCTCGGCGATCGACGAGGAGGTGCGCCGGCTCATCGAGACCGCGCACGACCGGGCGTGGGAGATCCTCGTCGAGTACCGCGACGTGCTCGACAACCTCGTCCTCGAGCTGATGGAGAAGGAGACCCTCTCCCGCGAGGAGGTCCTGCGGATCTTCGCCCCGGTGCGCAAGAAGGAGCACCGCCCGTCCTACCTCGGCTACGGCAAGCGCCTGCCCTCCGACCGCCCGCCGGTCCTCACCCCCAAGGAGCGGGCGGGCAACGGGTCGAGCCCGGCGCTGCCCTCCGGAGGACCGAACGGCGGCCCGAGCGGAGGATCGCCGGCCGACCAGCCGTGGCTGAGCGAACGTGCCCCCAAGGACGAGGCATAA
- the folP gene encoding dihydropteroate synthase: MTSWSLRGLPERARCLVMGVVNVTPDSFSDGGRWFDTSAAIRHGLDLVAQGADIVDVGGESTRPGAARVPLEEEIRRVEPVIRALAAEGVTVSVDTMRAEVAEIAVEAGAALVNDVSGGLADPAMPRVVAATGVPYVVMHWRGHSHDMDSRAIYADVVTEVREELAKRVDSVLAEGVAEEQIIIDPGLGFAKRPEHNWALLKHLDRLAELGYPILVGASRKRFLSRLLAAPDGTARPFEECDVATAAVSALAAAAGAWCVRVHDVRPNADAVRVAAAWRAGGAG, from the coding sequence ATGACCTCATGGAGCCTGCGTGGGCTGCCGGAGCGGGCGCGGTGCCTGGTGATGGGCGTGGTGAACGTCACCCCCGACTCGTTCTCCGACGGCGGCCGATGGTTCGACACGTCGGCCGCGATCCGGCACGGCCTGGACCTGGTGGCGCAGGGCGCCGACATCGTCGACGTGGGCGGTGAGTCCACCCGGCCGGGCGCCGCCCGGGTGCCGCTCGAGGAGGAGATCCGGCGGGTCGAGCCGGTGATCCGCGCGCTCGCGGCCGAGGGCGTCACGGTCAGCGTGGACACGATGCGCGCCGAGGTGGCCGAGATCGCGGTCGAGGCCGGCGCGGCCCTCGTCAACGACGTGAGCGGCGGCCTCGCCGATCCGGCGATGCCCCGCGTGGTCGCCGCCACCGGCGTGCCGTACGTGGTGATGCACTGGCGCGGCCACAGCCACGACATGGACAGCCGCGCCATCTACGCCGACGTGGTCACCGAGGTGCGCGAGGAGCTCGCCAAGCGGGTCGACTCGGTGCTCGCCGAGGGCGTCGCCGAGGAGCAGATCATCATCGACCCCGGCCTCGGGTTCGCCAAGCGGCCCGAGCACAACTGGGCGCTGCTCAAGCACCTCGACCGGCTCGCCGAGCTCGGCTACCCGATCCTCGTCGGCGCGTCCCGCAAGCGCTTCCTCAGCCGCCTGCTCGCCGCGCCCGACGGCACCGCCCGGCCGTTCGAGGAGTGCGACGTCGCCACGGCCGCGGTGAGCGCGCTCGCGGCCGCCGCGGGCGCCTGGTGCGTGCGGGTGCACGACGTCCGCCCGAACGCGGACGCGGTTCGCGTCGCGGCCGCCTGGCGGGCGGGGGGCGCCGGGTGA
- a CDS encoding cytochrome P450 yields the protein MRFDPWDPEFVAHPYDVYAHLREQEPVTYFEPTNQWLIARHADVDALLRDRRLGRTYLHVATHEEFGREPEPDWHAPFWRVVRAGMLDVEPPVHTRLRRLVSKAFTPRMVESLRPRIRAIATELATRFAEKGGGDLIAEVAEPLPVTVIADMLGVPESDRHLLRPWSNDMCLMYELNPPLEAQRAAVRAAEEFAAYLRELAAARRANPGDDLISQLAQVADEGDRLTEDELIGTCVLLLNAGHEATVNATGNGWWALFRNPDQLDRLRAAVRDGDQELVATAVEELLRWDTPAQMFERWVLEDIEVRGVRIPRGSEVALLFGSANRDPEVFDDPDRLDLGRDPNPHISFGLGIHYCLGAPLAKIELAESFSAILRAAPDIGLVTEPEWKPGYIMRGLKALELRTG from the coding sequence GTGCGGTTTGACCCTTGGGATCCGGAATTCGTCGCCCACCCCTACGACGTGTACGCCCACCTGCGCGAGCAGGAGCCGGTGACGTACTTCGAGCCCACCAACCAGTGGCTCATCGCCCGCCACGCCGACGTCGACGCGCTGCTGCGCGACCGGCGGCTGGGCCGTACCTATCTCCACGTCGCCACGCACGAGGAGTTCGGCCGGGAGCCCGAGCCGGACTGGCACGCGCCGTTCTGGCGGGTGGTCCGCGCGGGCATGCTCGACGTCGAGCCGCCCGTGCACACCCGGCTGCGCCGCCTGGTGTCGAAGGCGTTCACGCCGCGCATGGTGGAGTCGCTGCGGCCCCGGATCCGGGCGATCGCCACCGAGCTCGCCACCCGGTTCGCCGAGAAGGGCGGCGGCGACCTCATCGCCGAGGTGGCCGAGCCGCTGCCGGTCACCGTGATCGCCGACATGCTCGGCGTGCCCGAGTCCGACCGGCACCTGCTGCGGCCCTGGTCGAACGACATGTGCCTGATGTACGAGCTCAACCCGCCGCTCGAGGCCCAGCGGGCGGCGGTGCGCGCCGCCGAGGAGTTCGCCGCCTACCTGCGCGAGCTGGCCGCGGCCCGCCGCGCGAACCCCGGCGACGACCTGATCTCCCAGCTCGCCCAGGTCGCCGACGAGGGCGACCGGCTCACCGAGGACGAGCTGATCGGCACCTGCGTGCTGCTGCTCAACGCCGGGCACGAGGCCACCGTGAACGCCACCGGCAACGGCTGGTGGGCGCTGTTCCGCAACCCCGACCAGCTCGACCGGCTGCGCGCCGCGGTGCGGGACGGCGACCAGGAGCTCGTCGCCACCGCCGTGGAGGAGCTGCTGCGCTGGGACACCCCGGCCCAGATGTTCGAGCGCTGGGTGCTGGAGGACATCGAGGTCCGCGGCGTGCGCATCCCGCGCGGCTCGGAGGTCGCCCTGCTGTTCGGCTCGGCCAACCGGGACCCGGAGGTGTTCGACGACCCCGACCGGCTCGACCTGGGCCGCGACCCCAACCCGCACATCTCCTTCGGCCTCGGCATCCACTACTGCCTCGGCGCGCCGCTCGCCAAGATCGAGCTCGCCGAGTCCTTCTCCGCGATCTTGCGCGCCGCCCCGGACATCGGGCTCGTGACCGAGCCGGAGTGGAAGCCCGGCTACATCATGCGCGGCCTCAAGGCCCTGGAGCTGCGCACCGGCTGA
- the folB gene encoding dihydroneopterin aldolase, protein MTALDAITVRGIRARGRHGVLPAERELGQEFTVDVTLHLDTRQAAATDDLTRTVDYGELATRLAEVVSGEPVKLIETLAERLAQVCLSYERVEEVEVSVHKPAAPIPVPFDDVVVTIRRRRSCES, encoded by the coding sequence GTGACGGCGCTCGACGCCATCACGGTGCGGGGCATCCGGGCCCGCGGCCGGCACGGGGTACTGCCCGCCGAGCGGGAGCTCGGCCAGGAGTTCACGGTGGACGTCACGCTCCACCTCGACACCAGGCAGGCCGCGGCCACGGACGACCTGACCCGCACGGTCGACTACGGCGAGCTCGCCACGCGCCTCGCCGAGGTGGTCTCCGGTGAGCCGGTGAAGCTCATCGAGACCCTCGCCGAGCGGCTGGCGCAGGTCTGCCTGTCGTACGAGCGCGTCGAGGAGGTGGAGGTGAGCGTGCACAAGCCCGCCGCGCCCATCCCGGTGCCGTTCGACGACGTGGTGGTGACGATCAGACGGAGGCGGTCATGCGAGTCGTGA
- the folE gene encoding GTP cyclohydrolase I FolE — protein MDSELMPERRPEPPPFDAARIEKAVREILIAIGEDPDREGLRDTPARVARAYAEQFAGLRQNPEDVLTTVFDADHDEMVLVRDIEVSSVCEHHLVPFYGVAHVGYIPNDKGQVTGLSKLARLIDVYARRPQLQERMTSQVADALMRVLEPRGVIVVIEAEHLCMTMRGVRKPGAKTITSAVRGNFRSSDRTRAEAMALILGRR, from the coding sequence ATGGACAGCGAACTGATGCCGGAACGCCGCCCGGAGCCCCCGCCGTTCGACGCGGCCCGCATCGAGAAGGCCGTTCGCGAGATCCTCATCGCCATCGGCGAGGATCCCGACCGCGAGGGCCTGCGTGACACCCCCGCCCGCGTCGCCCGCGCGTACGCCGAGCAGTTCGCCGGGCTGCGGCAGAACCCCGAGGACGTGCTCACCACCGTCTTCGACGCCGACCACGACGAGATGGTCCTGGTGCGGGACATCGAGGTGTCGAGCGTGTGCGAGCACCACCTCGTGCCGTTCTACGGCGTCGCCCACGTCGGGTACATCCCCAACGACAAGGGACAGGTCACGGGCCTGTCCAAGCTCGCCCGGCTGATCGACGTCTACGCCCGCCGCCCCCAGCTCCAGGAGCGCATGACCTCCCAGGTCGCCGACGCGCTCATGCGGGTGCTGGAACCGCGCGGCGTGATCGTGGTGATCGAGGCCGAGCACCTGTGCATGACCATGCGCGGCGTGCGCAAGCCGGGCGCGAAGACGATCACCTCGGCGGTGCGCGGCAACTTCCGCAGCAGCGACCGCACCCGGGCCGAGGCGATGGCACTCATCCTGGGCCGCCGATGA